A single window of Micrococcaceae bacterium Sec5.1 DNA harbors:
- a CDS encoding cupin domain-containing protein — protein MKALPVEPSNVPVAIGSRIRAARQAQRLTIEQVADATGLTKGFLSRVERDLTSPSVASLVTLCQVLSVSVGDLFAAPETHLTRRDDGPRISLGGQGIVERLLTARSERRLQILQATIEPRGRGENELYAVDCDVDVLHVVKGRIKLILTNEEYDLEEGDTLSFPGREPHTWVNPTDETVEVLWILVPAASR, from the coding sequence ATGAAGGCTCTCCCCGTTGAACCAAGCAACGTTCCCGTTGCCATTGGTTCCAGAATCCGCGCAGCCCGTCAGGCGCAGCGCCTCACCATCGAACAAGTGGCGGACGCCACGGGGCTGACCAAGGGCTTCCTCAGCCGTGTCGAGAGAGACCTGACATCGCCGTCGGTCGCTTCCCTCGTAACCCTTTGCCAGGTCTTGTCGGTGTCGGTAGGAGACTTGTTCGCAGCTCCGGAAACGCACCTCACCAGGCGCGACGACGGTCCACGGATTTCCCTGGGTGGCCAGGGCATTGTGGAGCGCTTGCTAACTGCCCGCTCGGAGCGGCGCCTGCAGATCCTTCAGGCCACCATCGAACCGCGGGGCCGTGGAGAGAACGAGCTCTACGCCGTGGACTGCGACGTAGACGTCCTCCACGTGGTCAAGGGACGCATCAAACTCATCCTGACCAACGAGGAGTATGACCTCGAAGAAGGCGACACGCTCTCCTTCCCGGGCAGGGAACCCCATACCTGGGTCAATCCCACGGACGAAACCGTCGAGGTGCTCTGGATTTTGGTGCCGGCAGCGAGCCGCTAG
- a CDS encoding amino acid transporter, which produces MTTLTRPPADPADRLKKAFHLKSWLLEGMPDTSGKRQGPHGQPAEAHKPQAWWKVMCLTGLDYFSTLGYQPAIAALAAGLLSPLATLLLVFVTLAGALPVYRRVARESPRGEGSIAMLERLLPRWGGKLFVLALLGFAATDFMITITLSAADATAHLIENPFAPHFLEGQQVVITLALIAGLGIVFLRGFKEAINVAVVLVAAFLALNLVVVIVSIGHVFTESRVISDWWTALNTSHGDPILMIALALLVFPRLALGLSGFETGVAVMPQIKGHASDTEANPAGRIKGAHKLLTTAAIIMSSFLITSSFTTVMLIPAAEFEPGEKADGRALAFLAHKFLGDGFGTVYDVSTIAILWFAGASAMAGLLNLVPRYLPRYGMAPAWVRALRPLVLVFTVIAFIVTIIFQADVNAQGGAYATGVLVLITSASIAVTLSARRKKQRAQVIGFGLVSLVFIYTTVVNSIERPDGLKIAALFILGIMVVSFISRIRRAFELRATHIKMDQTALEFTANNVDGPVRIIAHEPKHLSAGRYREKLQHAQQANHLPLDCDAVFIEIIVDDSSDFEQELQVVGKLRHGFKILEVHSNNVPNTLAAVLLHIRDVTGFMPHIYFRWTEGNPISNLSKFLFFGEGEIAPVTREVLREAEPDITRRPWVHVG; this is translated from the coding sequence GTGACTACCCTGACCAGGCCGCCGGCCGATCCTGCAGACCGACTCAAAAAGGCATTCCACCTCAAATCGTGGCTGCTGGAAGGAATGCCGGATACCTCGGGCAAGCGGCAGGGTCCGCACGGACAGCCAGCGGAAGCTCACAAACCGCAAGCTTGGTGGAAGGTCATGTGCCTGACGGGCCTGGACTACTTCTCGACTCTGGGCTACCAGCCTGCAATCGCTGCCCTGGCTGCCGGCTTGCTGTCGCCGTTGGCCACGCTGCTCCTGGTCTTCGTCACCTTGGCCGGTGCACTGCCTGTATACCGTCGCGTTGCCAGGGAAAGTCCCCGGGGCGAGGGTTCCATTGCCATGCTCGAGCGCCTGCTTCCTCGATGGGGAGGCAAGTTGTTCGTCCTGGCACTCCTCGGCTTTGCGGCCACGGACTTCATGATCACCATCACCCTCTCCGCCGCCGACGCGACTGCGCACCTCATTGAGAACCCCTTTGCTCCGCATTTCCTGGAAGGCCAGCAGGTTGTCATCACCCTGGCCCTGATTGCAGGACTAGGCATCGTCTTCCTGCGCGGATTCAAAGAAGCCATCAACGTGGCCGTCGTCCTGGTCGCCGCGTTTCTGGCCCTGAACCTTGTGGTGGTCATCGTCTCCATAGGCCACGTGTTCACAGAGTCCCGGGTGATCTCTGACTGGTGGACGGCGCTGAACACATCCCACGGCGATCCCATCCTGATGATTGCCCTTGCGCTGCTGGTATTCCCACGATTGGCCCTTGGCCTCTCGGGGTTCGAGACCGGCGTCGCAGTCATGCCACAGATCAAGGGCCATGCATCCGACACTGAGGCCAACCCGGCCGGCCGGATCAAGGGCGCCCACAAGCTCCTGACCACCGCCGCCATCATCATGAGCTCGTTCCTCATCACATCCAGCTTCACCACCGTCATGCTGATCCCAGCCGCAGAATTCGAACCCGGCGAAAAGGCTGATGGGCGCGCCTTGGCTTTCCTCGCCCACAAGTTCCTGGGCGACGGATTCGGCACAGTGTACGACGTCAGTACCATCGCTATCCTGTGGTTCGCCGGCGCTTCGGCCATGGCCGGCCTGCTGAACCTGGTCCCCAGGTACCTGCCGCGCTACGGCATGGCTCCAGCGTGGGTCCGCGCACTGCGCCCACTCGTCCTGGTCTTCACAGTCATCGCCTTTATCGTGACGATCATTTTCCAAGCCGACGTCAATGCGCAGGGTGGCGCCTATGCCACTGGTGTACTCGTCTTGATAACCTCCGCCTCCATCGCCGTGACACTGTCCGCCCGGCGAAAGAAGCAGCGGGCACAGGTCATCGGCTTCGGCCTCGTGTCCTTGGTCTTCATCTACACCACCGTGGTCAACTCGATCGAGCGTCCGGACGGCCTGAAGATCGCCGCGCTGTTCATTCTGGGCATCATGGTGGTGAGCTTCATTTCCCGGATCCGGCGTGCCTTCGAGCTCCGTGCCACGCATATCAAGATGGACCAGACTGCACTCGAATTCACCGCGAACAACGTCGACGGACCGGTCCGGATCATCGCCCATGAACCAAAGCACCTCAGCGCCGGGCGGTACCGCGAGAAGCTCCAGCACGCGCAACAGGCCAACCACCTGCCACTGGATTGCGATGCGGTGTTCATCGAGATCATCGTTGACGACAGCTCAGACTTCGAGCAGGAACTCCAGGTGGTTGGCAAACTCCGGCACGGGTTCAAGATCCTGGAAGTCCACAGCAACAACGTGCCCAACACACTTGCCGCCGTCTTGCTTCACATCCGCGACGTGACCGGCTTCATGCCGCACATCTACTTCCGCTGGACCGAGGGCAACCCGATCTCCAACCTCAGCAAGTTCCTATTCTTCGGTGAGGGCGAGATCGCGCCGGTGACCCGCGAGGTACTGCGTGAAGCTGAGCCGGACATCACCCGCCGGCCCTGGGTCCACGTGGGCTAA
- the speB gene encoding agmatinase, with the protein MEELRIEANGNLGPIDSSRIPRYAGAATYARLPRLDQVSKADVTVVGVPFDSGVSYRPGARFGANHVREASRLLRPYNPAWDVSPFENIQVADAGDMAVNPFNINEAIETIQQNALDLTANGSKLVTLGGDHTIALPLLRAAAERAGEPVAMLHFDAHLDTWDTYFGAEYTHGTPFRRAVEEGILDTEAISHVGTRGPLYGKKDLDDDHRFGFGIVTSADVYYQGVLETVAKIRDRIGSRPLYISVDIDVLDPAHAPGTGTPEAGGITSRELLEIIRGFRGMNLVGADIVEVAPAYDHAEITGVAGSHVAYELVTLMADNAVAGDRHGAPNGYAQQALGARMAELAQATGTAGETR; encoded by the coding sequence TTGGAAGAGCTCCGTATTGAAGCCAACGGGAACCTCGGTCCCATCGATTCATCCCGCATCCCGCGCTACGCCGGTGCCGCCACCTACGCCCGCCTGCCCCGCTTGGACCAGGTATCCAAAGCTGACGTCACGGTTGTTGGCGTACCTTTCGATTCCGGCGTTTCCTACCGTCCCGGCGCCCGCTTCGGCGCGAACCATGTGCGTGAGGCCAGCCGCCTGCTGCGCCCGTACAACCCTGCCTGGGATGTCAGCCCGTTCGAGAACATCCAGGTGGCAGATGCTGGCGACATGGCGGTGAACCCGTTCAACATCAACGAGGCCATCGAGACAATCCAGCAGAACGCCCTGGACCTCACGGCCAACGGCAGCAAGCTCGTCACCCTGGGTGGCGACCACACCATCGCCCTTCCGCTCCTGAGGGCAGCAGCAGAGCGCGCCGGTGAGCCGGTGGCCATGCTCCACTTCGACGCACACCTGGACACCTGGGACACCTACTTCGGCGCTGAATACACGCACGGCACGCCGTTCCGCCGCGCAGTGGAAGAAGGCATCCTGGACACGGAGGCCATCAGCCACGTGGGTACCCGCGGTCCGCTGTATGGCAAGAAAGACCTCGACGACGACCACCGGTTTGGCTTCGGAATCGTCACCTCCGCTGACGTCTACTACCAGGGCGTCCTGGAGACAGTGGCCAAGATCCGCGACCGCATCGGAAGCCGTCCGCTGTACATCTCGGTGGACATCGACGTCCTGGATCCTGCACACGCGCCCGGCACCGGTACCCCCGAAGCCGGCGGCATCACCAGCCGTGAACTGCTCGAGATCATCCGTGGTTTCCGTGGCATGAACCTCGTCGGTGCTGACATCGTGGAAGTTGCCCCGGCTTATGACCACGCCGAAATCACTGGCGTTGCCGGCAGCCACGTTGCTTATGAACTGGTAACCCTCATGGCGGACAACGCGGTTGCAGGCGACCGCCACGGCGCGCCGAACGGCTACGCCCAGCAGGCCCTCGGAGCACGCATGGCAGAACTCGCCCAGGCAACCGGCACGGCTGGAGAGACGCGATGA
- a CDS encoding thiamine pyrophosphate-binding protein, which yields MIDFDPGTAAPTKGTDQRNGGDLVVETLEALGAKTVFGIPGQHALGLFDAMGRGNLHFVSSRVENNSAFAADGYSRATGEVGVLFLSTGPGALTSLAGLQEAYATGVPMVVVASQIPLEGLGARRKGMLHQLDDQKASAANVTKSQRLIQHASGIPSAIQDAWTEAISSPQGPVWIEIPHNVLLDPIMVPPVEDALAEAADNPPRVELIREAVKWLSTAERPAIIAGGGTRRGRAEKSLLSIAEQLRAPVICTPGGNGAFPWKHELSLQSWIEDRYMTDVLEDADVLIVIGSSLGEVTSNYFTFEPRGRIIQIDAEPRVLESNRPGLGIRADAGQALAALDEALAAAGAADTVTRSWHGTAPEDLVKESLAKVKARLESQDLAKELKFMADIREAVPADMQTFWDMTISAYWGWSCWDAREGQFHSAQGAGGLGYGFPAAIGGAVGLETTGKPSRVLAVSGDGSSMYSISELATAKQHNIPVTWLIVDDGGYGILREYMVGAFGKATATELARPDFVKLAESFGVPALRVAPEEVGDALKESFEADGPNVVVVETLLKMFGPTHLDH from the coding sequence ATGATCGATTTCGATCCGGGCACTGCCGCGCCCACCAAGGGCACTGATCAGCGCAACGGTGGGGACCTCGTCGTCGAGACCCTCGAAGCGCTTGGCGCGAAGACTGTCTTTGGTATCCCGGGCCAGCACGCCTTGGGTCTCTTTGACGCCATGGGCCGCGGCAACCTGCACTTCGTGTCTTCACGAGTGGAGAACAATTCGGCATTCGCAGCTGATGGCTACTCCCGCGCCACTGGCGAAGTGGGCGTACTGTTCCTATCCACCGGTCCCGGCGCGCTGACCTCCCTTGCTGGTTTGCAGGAGGCCTACGCCACCGGTGTTCCGATGGTGGTTGTTGCCAGCCAGATTCCGCTTGAGGGCCTGGGCGCTCGCCGCAAGGGCATGCTGCATCAATTGGATGACCAGAAGGCTTCGGCTGCGAACGTCACCAAGAGCCAGCGCCTGATCCAGCACGCCTCTGGAATCCCATCGGCCATCCAGGACGCCTGGACCGAGGCGATTTCATCTCCGCAGGGTCCGGTGTGGATCGAGATTCCGCATAACGTCCTGCTGGATCCGATCATGGTCCCGCCGGTGGAGGACGCACTCGCCGAGGCCGCAGACAACCCTCCACGCGTCGAGCTGATCCGCGAGGCCGTGAAGTGGCTTTCGACGGCGGAACGTCCGGCGATCATCGCAGGCGGCGGTACGCGCCGTGGCCGGGCTGAGAAGTCGCTGCTCTCCATTGCCGAGCAGCTGCGCGCACCGGTGATCTGCACCCCTGGCGGCAACGGAGCGTTTCCGTGGAAGCATGAGTTGTCCTTGCAGTCGTGGATCGAGGACCGGTACATGACCGATGTCCTGGAAGATGCAGACGTACTCATCGTCATCGGTTCGTCCCTGGGTGAAGTGACGTCCAACTACTTCACGTTCGAGCCCCGCGGCCGCATCATCCAGATCGATGCCGAACCCCGCGTCCTCGAATCCAACCGGCCAGGCCTGGGCATCCGCGCCGACGCCGGGCAGGCGCTCGCAGCCCTGGACGAAGCTCTCGCAGCAGCCGGTGCCGCTGACACGGTGACGCGTTCCTGGCACGGCACCGCACCTGAGGACCTGGTGAAGGAGTCCCTGGCCAAGGTGAAGGCCCGCTTGGAATCACAGGACCTGGCCAAGGAACTGAAGTTCATGGCCGACATCCGCGAGGCTGTCCCGGCTGATATGCAGACGTTCTGGGACATGACCATCTCCGCGTACTGGGGCTGGAGCTGCTGGGATGCTCGCGAGGGCCAGTTCCATTCCGCGCAGGGTGCTGGTGGCCTCGGCTACGGTTTCCCGGCAGCCATCGGCGGCGCCGTGGGATTGGAAACCACGGGCAAACCCAGCAGGGTTCTGGCTGTATCCGGTGACGGTTCCTCCATGTACTCAATCTCCGAACTTGCCACGGCGAAGCAGCACAACATCCCGGTCACCTGGCTGATCGTGGACGACGGCGGCTACGGCATCCTCCGCGAATACATGGTGGGCGCTTTCGGCAAGGCCACGGCCACCGAGCTTGCACGACCAGACTTCGTCAAGCTGGCCGAGTCCTTCGGCGTGCCGGCCCTCCGGGTGGCCCCGGAGGAAGTGGGGGACGCTCTCAAGGAGTCCTTCGAAGCTGACGGCCCCAACGTCGTCGTGGTTGAGACGCTGCTGAAGATGTTCGGCCCCACCCACCTGGACCACTAA
- a CDS encoding MarR family transcriptional regulator, whose protein sequence is MSVGSATATDLVHQIFDLQRTLRCVVTAHMARVPDVGMAVQGVMRFIGEGETRATALAARLGVSAPVLSRHVAELEELGFVARRPDPADGRAQLLALTEDGAAKLRDFEEQRSVRLRDYLADWSEADALEASQVINKLTTSLKDSIRATAAGSTTTTHTA, encoded by the coding sequence ATGTCCGTCGGTTCTGCCACAGCAACCGATCTTGTGCATCAAATATTCGACCTCCAGCGCACTCTGCGCTGCGTGGTAACCGCCCACATGGCCCGCGTTCCCGACGTCGGGATGGCGGTCCAAGGCGTCATGCGCTTTATCGGCGAGGGGGAGACCCGGGCAACAGCACTGGCTGCCCGCCTGGGCGTCAGCGCGCCGGTCCTGAGCAGGCATGTGGCCGAACTGGAGGAACTTGGCTTCGTCGCCAGGCGGCCTGATCCGGCGGACGGCAGGGCCCAGCTCCTTGCCCTGACGGAGGATGGCGCGGCGAAGCTGCGCGACTTCGAAGAACAACGCAGCGTGAGGCTGCGGGATTACCTGGCGGATTGGAGCGAGGCTGACGCCCTCGAGGCCTCCCAGGTCATCAACAAACTCACCACGTCCCTCAAGGACTCAATCCGGGCAACGGCGGCCGGCTCCACTACGACGACTCACACAGCTTAG